In Neofelis nebulosa isolate mNeoNeb1 chromosome 10, mNeoNeb1.pri, whole genome shotgun sequence, one DNA window encodes the following:
- the LOC131488501 gene encoding olfactory receptor 10G6 gives MHSGNQTSVSHFILVGLHHPPQLGVPLFLAFLVIYALTVSGNGLIIFTILVDTRLHHPMYWFLCHLSFLDVTVSSAIVPKMLAGFVLDSRVISFGGCVIQLFSFHFLGCTECFLYTLMAYDRFLAICKPLHYATITTRNICNYLALGTWLGGTLHSLFQTSFIFRLPFCGPNQVDYFFCDIPAMLRLACADITVNELVTFVDIGFLALTCFMLILTSSGYIVVAILRIQPTEGRNAFSTCAAHLTVVIVYYVPCTFIYLRPGSQEPLDGVVAVFYTVITPLLNPIVYTLRNKEMKAALWRLGGRKDVLPH, from the coding sequence ATGCACAGTGGAAACCAGACTTCTGTGTCTCACTTCATTTTGGTGGGCCTGCACCACCCACCGCAGCTGGGGGTGCCGCTCTTCCTGGCTTTCCTGGTCATCTATGCCCTCACTGTCTCTGGCAATGGGCTCATCATCTTCACCATCTTGGTGGACACCCGGCTCCACCATCCCATGTACTGGTTCCTGTGTCATCTCTCCTTCTTGGACGTGACCGTTTCCTCTGCCATTGTCCCCAAGATGCTAGCTGGCTTTGTCTTGGATAGCAGGGTCATCTCCTTTGGAGGCTGTGTAATCcaactcttttctttccatttcctgggCTGTACTGAATGCTTCCTTTACACGCTCATGGCTTATGATCGCTtcttggccatctgtaagccTTTACATTATGCCACCATCACGACCCGGAACATCTGTAATTACCTGGctttgggcacctggctgggagGTACCCTCCATTCACTTTTCCAAACAAGCTTCATATTCCGGCTGCCCTTCTGTGGCCCAAACCAGGTAGACTACTTCTTCTGTGACATTCCCGCCATGCTGCGTCTAGCCTGTGCTGACATCACCGTCAATGAGCTGGTCACCTTTGTGGACATTGGGTTCTTGGCCCTCACCTGCTTCATGCTCATCCTCACTTCCTCTGGGTATATAGTGGTTGCCATCCTGCGAATCCAGCCCACTGAAGGCCGCAACGCCTTCTCCACCTGTGCTGCCCACCTCACTGTTGTCATTGTTTACTATGTGCCCTGCACCTTCATTTACCTTCGCCCTGGCTCTCAGGAACCCTTGGATGGAGTGGTCGCCGTCTTCTACACTGTCATCACCCCCTTGCTTAACCCCATCGTCTACACGCTCCGCAACAAAGAGATGAAGGCAGCATTGTGGAGGCTGGGAGGTCGCAAGGATGTGCTGCCTCACTGA
- the LOC131488559 gene encoding LOW QUALITY PROTEIN: olfactory receptor 10S1 (The sequence of the model RefSeq protein was modified relative to this genomic sequence to represent the inferred CDS: inserted 2 bases in 2 codons; deleted 1 base in 1 codon) codes for MSVGDSCVTKGISSHSVCEERATETEAPNQAVLSHFFLEGLMYTAEHPGLFFLLFFLIYSIALTGNLLILITVGSEPHLCSPMYHFLGHLSSLDACLSTVTVPKVMAGFLTVHGKVISSEGCAVQLYCFHFLASTERFLYALTTYDGCLAICQPLHYPGAMNRRMCAGLAGITWAIGAXHSAVHTALTFCLLYCGPHHIARFFCDMPPVLKLACGDTTISELVTLANIGLVAAXCLPFIIIPDIFSVAAVLRVRPAQGRQRAFSTCTSHLTVVLLNYMPPVCIYLRPRSAGAGAGAPAVFYTIVTPTRNPFIYTPQNEEVKRGLQRLLRGGCRESPAHPLTCVVTLNVPAKKTTSPGAK; via the exons ATGTCTGTTGGTGACAGTTGTGTCACAAAGGGGATAAGTAGCCACTCCGTGTGTGAAGAGAGGGCCACGGAGACAGAGGCCCCCAACCAGGCTGTGCTGAGCCACTTCTTCCTGGAGGGCCTCATGTACACAGCTGAACATCCtggcctcttcttccttctcttcttcctcatctaCAGCATTGCCTTGACTGGGAATCTCCTCATTCTCATAACTGTGGGCTCTGAGCCTCACCTCTGCTCCCCTATGTACCACTTCCTGGGGCATCTCTCCTCCCTGGATGCCTGTCTGTCCACAGTGACAGTGCCCAAGGTCATGGCAGGTTTCTTGACGGTGCATGGGAAGGTGATCTCCTCTGAGGGCTGTGCGGTTCAGCTTTACTGCTTCCATTTCCTGGCCAGCACTGAGCGCTTTCTATACGCCCTCACGACCTACGACGGCTGCCTAGCTATCTGCCAACCCCTACACTACCCA GGGGCCATGAACAGACGGATGTGTGCAGGGCTGGCTGGGATCACTTGGGCCATAGGTG GGCACTCTGCCGTCCACACCGCCCTCACCTTTTGCCTGCTCTACTGTGGTCCTCACCACATCGCCCGCTTCTTCTGTGACATGCCCCCCGTGCTGAAGCTGGCCTGCGGAGACACCACCATCAGTGAGCTCGTCACGCTTGCCAACATCGGCCTTGTGGCGG GGTGCCTTCCCTTCATCATCATACCGGACATCTTTAGTGTGGCGGCCGTGCTGCGGGTCCGCCCTGCCCAGGGCCGGCAGCGTGCCTTCTCCACCTGCACCTCCCACCTCACCGTGGTGCTGCTGAACTACATGCCACCTGTATGCATCTACCTGCGGCCTCGCTCCgcgggggcaggggctggggccccTGCTGTCTTCTACACAATCGTCACCCCCACGCGCAACCCTTTCATTTACACTCCGCAGAACGAGGAGGTCAAGCGGGGTCTGCAAAGACTTCTGCGCGGAGGCTGCCGAGAGTCTCCAGCCCACCCCCTGACCTGCGTCGTGACTCTTAATGTGCCCGCCAAGAAAACGACTAGCCCCGGAGCAAAATGA